A single genomic interval of Methylobacterium bullatum harbors:
- the prs gene encoding Ribose-phosphate pyrophosphokinase, translating to MKSSIKIIAGNSSRPLAEAISAYLELPLAKCMVRRFADMEIFVELQENVRGEDVFIVQSTSFPANDHLMELLIMIDAARRSSARRITAVIPYFGYARQDRRTSGRTPISAKLVANLITEAGADRVMTLDLHAGQIQGFFDIPTDNLFAAPVIVRDIKERLDPREWMVVSPDVGGVVRARAIAKRIDATLAIVDKRRERPGESEVMNIIGEVEGRSCILVDDIVDSGGTLVNAAEALLNAGAKDVSAYITHGVLSGGAVSRIAASRMKELVITDSIQPTQAVKLARNIRVATIAPLLGEAIGRTATESSVSSLFV from the coding sequence ATGAAGTCCTCGATTAAGATCATCGCTGGAAATTCCAGCCGTCCGCTGGCGGAGGCGATTTCCGCCTATCTCGAGCTTCCCCTGGCCAAGTGCATGGTCCGCCGCTTCGCGGACATGGAGATCTTCGTCGAACTCCAAGAGAATGTCCGCGGCGAGGACGTCTTCATCGTGCAGTCGACCTCCTTTCCCGCCAACGATCACCTGATGGAACTGCTCATCATGATCGATGCGGCGCGGCGCTCCTCGGCGCGGCGCATCACGGCGGTAATCCCCTATTTCGGCTATGCCCGGCAGGACCGACGCACCTCCGGCCGCACCCCTATCTCGGCCAAGCTCGTGGCCAACCTCATCACCGAGGCCGGCGCCGACCGGGTGATGACCCTCGATCTCCATGCGGGGCAGATCCAGGGCTTCTTCGATATCCCCACCGACAACCTCTTCGCCGCCCCGGTGATCGTGCGCGACATCAAGGAACGGCTGGACCCCAGGGAGTGGATGGTGGTTTCCCCCGATGTGGGCGGCGTGGTCCGCGCCCGCGCCATCGCCAAGCGCATCGACGCGACGCTGGCCATCGTCGACAAGCGCCGCGAGCGCCCGGGTGAATCGGAGGTCATGAACATCATCGGCGAGGTCGAGGGTCGGTCCTGCATCCTCGTCGACGACATCGTCGATTCCGGCGGCACCCTGGTGAACGCGGCCGAGGCCCTGCTCAACGCCGGCGCCAAGGACGTGTCGGCCTACATCACCCATGGCGTGCTCTCGGGCGGCGCGGTTTCCCGCATCGCCGCCTCGCGGATGAAGGAATTGGTGATCACCGATTCGATCCAGCCCACGCAGGCGGTCAAGCTCGCTCGCAACATCCGCGTGGCCACCATCGCTCCGCTCCTCGGCGAGGCCATCGGCCGGACCGCCACGGAATCGAGCGTCTCGAGCCTGTTCGTCTGA
- the trpF gene encoding N-(5'-phosphoribosyl)anthranilate isomerase, translating into MPSIRVKICGLSAPDTLDAALSAGADLVGFVHFPKSPRHVPLETARLLSDRAKSRAERVLLLVDPDDALIDAALGAVDPDWIQLHGHETPERVAAIRDRSGRPVMKALGVSTPSDLAAIAAYEAADRILLDAKPPPDAALPGGNGLAFDWGLLAGKTLPAGTMLSGGLTPENLAEALARTGLRAVDVSSGVETRPGEKSPERIAAFIAAVRAYE; encoded by the coding sequence ATGCCGTCGATCCGCGTCAAGATCTGCGGGCTGAGCGCGCCCGACACTCTCGACGCGGCGCTCTCGGCTGGGGCGGACCTCGTCGGCTTCGTGCATTTCCCCAAGAGCCCGCGCCATGTCCCTTTGGAGACGGCGCGCCTGCTGTCGGACCGGGCGAAGAGCAGGGCGGAGCGGGTTCTCCTCCTCGTGGACCCCGACGACGCCCTGATCGATGCGGCCCTCGGTGCCGTCGATCCGGACTGGATCCAACTCCACGGACACGAGACGCCCGAGCGGGTCGCGGCCATCCGCGACCGTAGCGGTCGCCCCGTGATGAAGGCGCTCGGCGTCTCGACGCCCTCGGACCTCGCCGCCATCGCCGCGTACGAGGCAGCCGACCGCATCCTCCTCGACGCCAAGCCGCCGCCGGACGCGGCACTTCCCGGCGGCAACGGCCTCGCCTTCGATTGGGGTCTTCTCGCAGGGAAAACCTTGCCGGCGGGGACGATGCTCTCGGGCGGTCTCACCCCCGAGAACCTCGCCGAAGCCCTCGCCCGAACGGGCCTGCGCGCCGTCGATGTCTCCTCGGGCGTCGAGACGCGGCCGGGAGAGAAGAGCCCGGAACGCATCGCCGCCTTCATCGCGGCGGTTCGGGCCTACGAATAG
- the sppA_2 gene encoding Putative signal peptide peptidase SppA — translation MAADAELLIDRRRLRRKLSLWRVVGIGGLIVAVGTLGYRVRGSDGFGFPAVKPQIARISIGGFIAGSESTIKLIERVRDAGAVQGVIVSISSPGGTTTGSEELYRNLRALSEKKPMVAFVDGTAASGAYIAAIAADHIVARETALVGSIGVLFQYPDLSGLLDKVGVKVESVKSSPLKAEPSGFTPTSPEARAALASVVGDTYAWFKGLVSERRKLSEKELATVSDGRVFSGRQSVPLKLVDGVGGERQAIAWLETERNVAKGLPVRDWKPKSESDFKLWSALGMGADLLGLGGLATRLRQAGDETAGLAQGGMLALWRPGSADAP, via the coding sequence ATGGCCGCAGACGCCGAACTTCTGATCGATCGCCGGCGCCTGCGCCGCAAGCTCTCCCTGTGGCGCGTCGTCGGGATCGGCGGGCTGATCGTCGCCGTCGGGACATTGGGCTACCGGGTCCGGGGCAGTGACGGCTTCGGTTTCCCGGCCGTGAAACCGCAGATCGCCCGCATCTCTATCGGCGGCTTCATCGCCGGCAGCGAATCGACGATCAAGCTCATCGAGCGGGTCCGCGACGCCGGCGCGGTGCAGGGCGTCATTGTCTCGATCTCGTCGCCGGGCGGCACCACAACCGGCTCTGAGGAACTCTACCGCAACCTTCGCGCGCTGTCCGAGAAGAAGCCGATGGTGGCCTTCGTCGACGGCACGGCGGCGTCGGGCGCCTATATCGCCGCCATCGCGGCCGATCATATCGTCGCGCGGGAAACCGCCCTCGTCGGGTCCATCGGCGTGCTGTTCCAGTATCCCGACCTGTCCGGCCTCCTCGACAAGGTCGGGGTCAAGGTCGAGTCGGTGAAGTCGTCGCCGCTGAAGGCAGAGCCGTCGGGCTTCACTCCGACTTCGCCCGAGGCCCGCGCCGCCTTGGCCTCCGTCGTCGGCGATACCTACGCCTGGTTCAAAGGCCTCGTCTCAGAGCGGCGCAAGCTCTCCGAGAAAGAACTCGCGACCGTCTCCGACGGGCGCGTGTTCAGCGGCCGCCAGAGCGTGCCGCTGAAGCTGGTGGACGGTGTCGGCGGTGAGCGTCAGGCGATCGCCTGGCTCGAGACCGAGCGCAACGTCGCGAAGGGTCTGCCCGTGCGCGACTGGAAGCCGAAATCCGAGAGCGACTTCAAGCTCTGGTCGGCTCTCGGCATGGGGGCCGACCTACTGGGGCTGGGCGGCCTCGCCACGCGCCTGCGTCAGGCCGGCGACGAGACGGCAGGTCTCGCACAAGGGGGCATGCTCGCCCTCTGGCGTCCGGGTTCCGCCGATGCGCCTTGA
- the mqo gene encoding Malate:quinone oxidoreductase: MSADDNDMCPPKGVSSTAPALNRRQILGTALTGMAAVAVPGSLVLAAPPAKKVDVLLIGGGIMSATLGVWLRELEPNWSIQMIERLDGVAKESSNGWNNAGTGHSALAELNYTPEKKDGHIEIAKAVEINEAFQVTRQFLAWQVRNGVLKNPRSFINYTPHMSFVWGDENIAFLKKRHAALKASPLFAGMDYSTDPEQIRKWVPLMMEGRDPKQKIAATWTSLGTDVEFGEITRQFVAHLQSQPNFDLKASSEVRTIDKNPDGSWRVVSRNLKDGSEQSFDAKFVFIGAGGGSLHLLQKSGIPEGEDYAGFPVGGSFLVNENPDVTTQHLAKAYGKASVGSPPMSVPHLDTRVLDGKRVLLFGPFATFSTKFLKEGSYFDLLSSTTTSNVWPMVRVGVDEYPLVEYLAGQLMLSDDDRIAALREYFPKAKKEEWRLWQAGQRVQIIKRDKDKGGVLKLGTEIVSAKDGSIAALLGASPGASTAAPIMLKVLEKVFASKVSSPEWQAKLRQIVPSYGLKLNDDPERVAQAWAYTSEQLQLPAPPQIDVEALKQTPVSNTVLNSNRTTTTKPVHDLAP, from the coding sequence ATGAGCGCCGATGACAACGATATGTGCCCGCCCAAGGGCGTTTCCTCCACGGCGCCTGCCCTGAACCGCAGGCAGATCCTCGGCACGGCCTTGACCGGGATGGCGGCCGTGGCCGTGCCCGGCTCCCTGGTTCTCGCGGCCCCTCCGGCGAAGAAGGTCGATGTCCTTCTGATCGGCGGCGGCATCATGAGCGCCACGCTCGGTGTATGGCTGCGCGAACTCGAACCCAACTGGTCGATCCAGATGATCGAGCGGCTCGACGGCGTGGCGAAGGAGAGTTCCAACGGCTGGAACAATGCCGGCACGGGCCATTCCGCCCTCGCGGAGCTCAACTACACGCCAGAGAAGAAGGACGGTCATATCGAGATCGCCAAGGCCGTCGAGATCAACGAGGCCTTTCAGGTCACGCGCCAGTTCCTGGCGTGGCAGGTTCGCAACGGCGTCCTGAAGAACCCCCGCTCGTTCATCAACTACACCCCACATATGAGCTTCGTGTGGGGCGACGAGAACATCGCCTTTCTCAAGAAGCGCCATGCCGCGCTCAAGGCGAGCCCGCTCTTCGCGGGCATGGACTATTCGACCGATCCCGAGCAGATCCGGAAATGGGTTCCCCTCATGATGGAGGGCCGCGATCCCAAGCAGAAGATCGCAGCCACCTGGACCTCTTTGGGCACCGACGTGGAGTTCGGCGAGATCACCCGTCAGTTCGTCGCGCATCTGCAGAGCCAGCCGAACTTCGACCTGAAGGCCTCGTCCGAGGTCCGGACCATCGACAAGAACCCCGACGGATCCTGGCGCGTGGTTTCGCGGAACCTCAAGGACGGGTCCGAGCAGAGTTTCGACGCCAAGTTCGTGTTCATCGGCGCGGGCGGCGGATCGCTGCATCTCCTGCAGAAATCCGGCATCCCCGAAGGCGAGGACTACGCCGGCTTTCCCGTCGGCGGCTCGTTCCTCGTCAATGAGAATCCCGATGTGACCACGCAGCATCTGGCGAAGGCCTACGGCAAGGCCTCGGTCGGCTCGCCGCCGATGTCCGTTCCGCATCTGGACACGCGCGTCCTCGACGGCAAGCGCGTCCTGCTGTTCGGTCCCTTCGCGACCTTCTCCACAAAGTTCCTGAAGGAGGGCTCCTATTTCGACCTCCTGTCCTCGACGACCACCAGCAACGTCTGGCCGATGGTTCGCGTGGGCGTGGATGAATATCCCCTAGTGGAGTATCTGGCCGGCCAGCTGATGCTCTCGGACGATGACCGCATCGCCGCCCTGCGTGAGTATTTCCCCAAGGCCAAGAAGGAAGAATGGCGCCTGTGGCAGGCGGGCCAGCGCGTGCAGATCATCAAGCGCGACAAGGACAAGGGCGGCGTTCTGAAGCTCGGTACGGAAATCGTCAGCGCGAAGGACGGCAGCATCGCGGCGCTGCTCGGCGCCTCCCCGGGCGCGTCCACCGCGGCCCCGATCATGCTGAAGGTGCTGGAAAAGGTGTTCGCCTCCAAGGTCTCGTCGCCGGAATGGCAGGCGAAGCTCCGGCAGATCGTCCCGAGCTACGGATTGAAGCTCAACGACGATCCGGAGCGGGTCGCGCAGGCCTGGGCCTATACGAGCGAGCAGTTGCAGCTCCCGGCTCCCCCGCAGATCGACGTCGAGGCGCTCAAGCAGACACCGGTCAGCAACACCGTTCTCAACAGCAACCGCACCACCACGACGAAGCCGGTCCACGACCTCGCTCCCTGA
- the trpB gene encoding Tryptophan synthase beta chain — MTIAPSPNSFRNGPDERGRFGIFGGRFVAETLMPLILDLEKAYAEAKADPSFQEEMNGHLTHYVGRPSPLYYAERITEHLRTKSAPGHGAKVFFKREELNHTGSHKVNNVLGQIMLARRMGKPRIIAETGAGQHGVATATLCARFGLKCVVYMGAVDVARQAPNVFRMKMLGAEVIPVESGTKTLKDAMNEALRDWVTNVADTFYCIGTVAGPHPYPAMVRDFQSIIGRETREQMLEMEGRLPDSLIACIGGGSNAMGLFHPFLDDREVEIYGVEAAGHGISSGLHAASLSGGKPGVLHGNRTYLLQNEDGQIADAHSISAGLDYPGIGPEHAWLHEAKRVTYLSATDSETLEAFKLCSMLEGIIPALEPAHALAKVFEIAPTKPAEHLMVLNLSGRGDKDIPQVAEILGTRL; from the coding sequence GTGACCATCGCCCCCTCTCCGAACTCGTTCCGCAACGGACCGGACGAGCGCGGCCGCTTCGGCATCTTCGGCGGTCGTTTCGTCGCCGAGACGCTGATGCCGCTCATCCTCGACCTCGAGAAGGCCTATGCGGAGGCGAAAGCCGATCCGTCTTTTCAGGAGGAGATGAACGGCCACCTGACCCATTACGTCGGCCGCCCAAGCCCGCTCTACTACGCCGAGCGAATCACCGAGCACTTGCGGACGAAGTCGGCTCCGGGCCATGGGGCCAAGGTCTTCTTCAAGCGCGAGGAGCTGAACCATACCGGCTCGCACAAGGTGAACAACGTGCTCGGCCAGATCATGCTGGCCCGCCGCATGGGCAAGCCGCGGATCATCGCCGAGACCGGCGCCGGTCAGCACGGGGTCGCCACCGCCACCCTCTGCGCCCGGTTCGGCCTGAAATGCGTCGTCTACATGGGCGCCGTCGACGTGGCGCGCCAGGCGCCCAACGTCTTTCGCATGAAGATGCTCGGCGCCGAGGTGATCCCGGTGGAATCCGGCACCAAGACCCTCAAGGACGCCATGAACGAGGCGCTGCGCGACTGGGTCACCAACGTCGCCGACACGTTCTACTGCATCGGCACCGTGGCCGGGCCTCACCCCTATCCGGCGATGGTGCGCGATTTCCAGTCGATCATCGGTCGCGAGACCAGGGAGCAGATGCTGGAGATGGAAGGGCGCCTGCCCGACTCGCTCATCGCCTGCATCGGCGGCGGCTCCAATGCCATGGGCCTGTTCCACCCGTTCCTCGACGACCGCGAGGTGGAGATCTACGGGGTCGAGGCCGCCGGCCACGGCATCTCCTCGGGCCTGCACGCCGCCTCCCTGTCCGGCGGAAAGCCGGGTGTGCTCCACGGCAACCGGACCTACCTGCTGCAGAACGAGGACGGTCAGATCGCCGACGCCCACTCGATCTCGGCCGGCCTTGACTATCCCGGCATCGGCCCCGAACACGCCTGGCTGCACGAGGCCAAGCGCGTCACCTACCTCTCGGCGACGGATTCCGAGACGCTGGAGGCGTTCAAGCTGTGCTCGATGCTGGAGGGCATCATCCCGGCACTCGAGCCGGCCCACGCCCTCGCCAAGGTGTTCGAGATCGCGCCCACGAAGCCCGCCGAGCATCTGATGGTGCTCAATCTCTCGGGCCGTGGCGATAAGGACATCCCGCAGGTGGCCGAGATCCTGGGCACCCGGCTCTGA
- the nadK gene encoding NAD kinase — MAALTHRAVFVIRETDYEALIARHATNGQARFFLESRGQKLEDVLERHERFHAVLARARASVPGEWRQALVRRADLDRFLFAADDVVVAVGQDGLVANVAKYLGAQPVIGVNPAPDLYDGILVRVAVERLGQVLTASVNGAAQVERRTMVKAVLDHGETLFALNEIFVGHRSHQSARYRVEAGGEAEDQSSSGLIVASGTGVTGWARSIAEATHLALPLGTEEAAVGYWVREPFPSVTSGTRLRAGKLTDAGLVVTSRMNDGGVVFADGIEQDFLAFEWGRQVRLSPADRTLNLAVA, encoded by the coding sequence ATGGCCGCCCTCACCCACCGCGCGGTCTTCGTCATCCGCGAGACGGATTACGAGGCGCTGATCGCCCGGCACGCGACGAACGGGCAGGCGCGGTTCTTCCTCGAGAGCCGTGGGCAGAAACTCGAGGACGTCCTGGAGCGGCACGAACGGTTCCACGCCGTGCTCGCGCGGGCACGGGCCTCGGTCCCTGGCGAGTGGCGCCAGGCCCTGGTGCGGCGTGCGGACCTCGACCGCTTCTTGTTCGCCGCGGACGACGTCGTCGTCGCCGTGGGCCAGGACGGGCTGGTGGCCAACGTCGCCAAGTATCTCGGCGCGCAGCCGGTGATCGGCGTCAACCCGGCGCCCGACCTCTATGACGGGATCCTCGTCCGGGTCGCCGTCGAGCGGCTCGGGCAGGTGCTCACCGCGAGCGTCAACGGCGCGGCGCAGGTGGAGCGGCGCACCATGGTCAAGGCCGTGCTCGACCATGGCGAGACGCTGTTCGCGTTGAACGAGATCTTCGTCGGGCACCGCAGCCACCAATCCGCGCGCTACCGGGTCGAGGCGGGCGGCGAGGCGGAGGATCAATCCTCCAGCGGGCTCATCGTCGCCTCCGGTACGGGGGTGACCGGCTGGGCGCGGTCGATCGCCGAGGCGACGCATCTCGCCCTCCCCCTCGGCACAGAGGAGGCGGCGGTGGGCTACTGGGTGCGCGAGCCGTTCCCGAGCGTCACCAGCGGCACGCGGCTGCGCGCGGGGAAGCTGACCGATGCCGGGCTCGTCGTCACCTCACGGATGAACGACGGCGGCGTCGTCTTCGCCGACGGCATCGAGCAGGATTTCCTGGCCTTCGAATGGGGCCGCCAGGTCAGGCTCTCGCCGGCGGATCGCACGCTCAATCTGGCGGTGGCCTAA
- the rpsA_2 gene encoding 30S ribosomal protein S1, whose amino-acid sequence MTAGSALQRNPSRDDFAALLEESFLEHEITEGSVVKGRVVAIEKDVAVIDIGAKTEGRVALKEFNGPGREGELAVGDEVEVYVDRIENALGEAVISRDKARREESWVKLEKAFEANERVTGAIFNQVKGGYTVDLDGAVAFLPRSQVDIRPVRDVTPLLGTPQPFQILKMDRRRGNIVVSRRTVLEESRAEQRSELVANLEEGQVIDGVVKNITEYGAFVDLGGIDGLLHVTDMAWRRVNHPSEVVTIGQTVKVKIIKINHETHRISLGIKQLLADPWEGIAQRYPVDAKLKGRVTNITDYGAFVELEPGIEGLIHVSEMSWTKKNVHPGKIVSTSQEVEVQILEVDPVKRRISLGLKQTLQNPWEAFAEQHPVGSEVEGEVKNKTEFGLFIGLDGDVDGMVHLSDLDWNRPGEQVIEEFKKGDMLRAQVLDVDVEKERISLGVKQLGGDPFTEAGEFKKGQIVTCEVLEVKDSGVEVKIVDTDLTTFIRRAELARDRGDQRPERFAAGEKFDARVIQFDRKARRVQLSIKALEMAEEKEAMAQFGSADSGASLGEILGAAFKKARTSDDKDDAQD is encoded by the coding sequence ATGACCGCTGGTAGCGCCCTGCAGCGTAACCCGAGCCGCGACGACTTCGCGGCTCTCCTCGAGGAGAGCTTCCTCGAGCACGAGATCACCGAAGGTTCCGTCGTCAAGGGTCGCGTCGTCGCGATCGAGAAGGACGTGGCCGTCATCGACATCGGCGCCAAGACGGAAGGCCGTGTCGCCCTCAAGGAATTCAACGGCCCCGGCCGCGAAGGCGAACTGGCCGTCGGCGACGAGGTCGAGGTCTATGTCGACCGCATCGAGAACGCGCTCGGCGAGGCCGTCATCTCGCGCGACAAGGCCCGCCGCGAGGAGAGCTGGGTCAAGCTCGAGAAGGCCTTCGAGGCCAACGAGCGCGTCACCGGCGCGATCTTCAACCAGGTCAAGGGCGGCTACACCGTCGATCTCGACGGTGCCGTGGCGTTCCTGCCGCGCTCGCAGGTGGACATCCGTCCCGTCCGCGACGTCACCCCGCTGCTGGGCACCCCGCAGCCGTTCCAGATCCTCAAGATGGATCGACGCCGCGGCAACATCGTCGTGTCGCGCCGCACCGTCCTCGAAGAGAGCCGCGCCGAGCAGCGCTCCGAGCTCGTGGCCAACCTCGAAGAGGGTCAGGTCATCGACGGCGTCGTCAAGAACATCACCGAGTACGGCGCCTTCGTCGATCTCGGCGGCATCGACGGCCTGCTCCACGTCACCGACATGGCATGGCGCCGCGTGAACCATCCGTCCGAGGTCGTGACCATCGGCCAGACGGTCAAGGTCAAGATCATCAAGATCAACCACGAGACCCACCGCATCTCGCTCGGCATCAAGCAGCTGCTCGCCGATCCGTGGGAGGGCATCGCCCAGCGCTACCCGGTCGACGCCAAGCTCAAGGGCCGTGTCACCAACATCACCGATTACGGCGCCTTCGTGGAGCTGGAGCCGGGCATCGAAGGCCTGATCCACGTCTCCGAGATGTCCTGGACGAAGAAGAACGTTCACCCGGGCAAGATCGTCTCCACCTCGCAGGAAGTGGAAGTGCAGATCCTCGAAGTCGATCCCGTCAAGCGCCGCATCTCGCTCGGCCTCAAGCAGACCCTCCAGAACCCCTGGGAGGCCTTCGCCGAGCAGCATCCGGTCGGCTCCGAGGTCGAGGGTGAGGTCAAGAACAAGACCGAGTTCGGTCTGTTCATCGGTCTCGACGGCGACGTCGACGGCATGGTCCACCTGTCGGATCTCGACTGGAACCGTCCCGGCGAGCAGGTCATCGAGGAGTTCAAGAAGGGCGACATGCTGCGCGCCCAGGTTCTCGACGTCGACGTCGAGAAGGAGCGCATCTCGCTCGGCGTGAAGCAGCTCGGCGGTGACCCCTTCACGGAGGCCGGCGAGTTCAAGAAGGGTCAGATCGTGACCTGCGAAGTGCTGGAAGTGAAGGATTCGGGCGTCGAGGTGAAGATCGTCGACACCGACCTCACCACCTTCATCCGCCGGGCCGAGCTGGCTCGTGACCGTGGCGATCAGCGCCCCGAGCGCTTCGCCGCCGGCGAGAAGTTCGATGCCCGCGTGATCCAGTTCGATCGCAAGGCGCGTCGCGTCCAGCTCTCGATCAAGGCCCTGGAAATGGCCGAGGAGAAGGAGGCGATGGCTCAGTTCGGATCCGCCGATTCCGGCGCCTCCCTCGGTGAGATCCTCGGTGCCGCCTTCAAGAAGGCCCGCACCAGCGACGACAAGGACGACGCGCAGGACTAA
- the ihfB gene encoding Integration host factor subunit beta produces the protein MIKSELVLRIAEQNPHLYQRDVETLVKAILDTIAEALARGDRVELRGFGAFSVKRRDARRGRNPRTGEPVAVSEKAIPVFKTGKEMRQRLNEAGIGAEEPSENEES, from the coding sequence ATGATCAAGTCGGAGCTCGTGCTCAGGATCGCAGAGCAGAACCCGCATCTGTACCAGCGCGACGTGGAGACCCTGGTGAAGGCGATCCTCGACACGATCGCCGAGGCGTTGGCGCGCGGCGACCGTGTCGAACTGCGCGGCTTCGGCGCCTTCTCGGTCAAGCGCCGCGATGCGCGACGGGGGCGCAACCCGCGCACCGGTGAGCCCGTTGCCGTCTCCGAGAAGGCCATCCCCGTGTTCAAGACGGGCAAGGAGATGCGCCAACGACTCAATGAGGCCGGGATCGGCGCTGAGGAGCCCTCCGAAAACGAGGAATCCTGA
- the tetD gene encoding Transposon Tn10 TetD protein: MAEHPADQIAWEQDLLTRDPRIAHRAPSTPTRPPPLMLDEPRIARAIRLIERTPAEKIGLSDIARHVGLSLFHFQRLFQHVMGETPSAYMRRTRLDRAAMNLQMSGEPITRIALNAGYASHEAFVRAFQRQFGSVPSQYRMFAQRALPPRSPARLAGSEPALVGEWQPSTLLAMRFHGPYARFEAHWTEFCRYITSIGIDPDRAEAVGITYDTPLITPDHLFRHDCAVVDRGLAVGDSLLQPLAFRSGRYVSMRHRKPFHAILETYASLSLDWLPRSGEMFLPDGDGGYKFYLQPPWHNVGRGQDLRVVLPLA, from the coding sequence ATGGCGGAGCATCCGGCGGATCAGATCGCGTGGGAGCAGGATCTCCTCACTCGTGATCCGAGGATCGCGCATCGCGCGCCGAGCACACCGACACGGCCACCGCCGCTCATGCTCGATGAACCCCGGATCGCCCGCGCGATCCGGCTCATCGAGCGCACCCCCGCCGAGAAAATCGGCCTGTCCGACATCGCACGCCATGTCGGACTCAGCCTGTTCCACTTCCAGCGCCTATTCCAGCATGTGATGGGCGAGACGCCCTCCGCCTACATGCGCCGGACGCGCCTCGACCGCGCCGCTATGAATCTCCAGATGAGCGGCGAGCCGATCACCCGCATCGCGCTGAATGCTGGCTATGCCAGCCATGAAGCCTTCGTGCGCGCCTTCCAGCGTCAGTTCGGTAGCGTGCCTTCGCAGTACCGGATGTTCGCGCAGCGCGCTCTACCACCGCGCTCTCCCGCCCGACTTGCCGGCAGCGAACCGGCACTCGTCGGAGAGTGGCAACCCTCCACGCTGCTCGCCATGCGCTTTCACGGGCCTTACGCGCGCTTCGAGGCGCACTGGACAGAGTTTTGCCGTTACATCACGTCGATCGGGATCGACCCGGACCGTGCCGAGGCGGTCGGCATCACGTACGACACGCCGCTGATCACGCCGGATCACCTGTTCCGGCATGATTGCGCGGTCGTCGACCGGGGCCTAGCGGTGGGGGATTCGCTTCTCCAGCCTCTCGCGTTTCGATCCGGCCGCTACGTCAGCATGCGGCACAGGAAGCCGTTTCATGCCATCTTGGAGACCTATGCCAGCCTGAGCCTCGATTGGCTTCCCCGATCGGGCGAGATGTTCCTGCCGGATGGGGACGGCGGCTATAAATTCTATCTTCAGCCCCCTTGGCACAATGTTGGCCGCGGGCAGGATCTCCGCGTGGTTCTGCCGTTGGCTTGA